Part of the Synergistota bacterium genome, CACATGGCGGAGTCTTCCCATAGTGAACGCAGGGTTCCAGATTCACGTAAAGGGTCGCTCCCTTCGCTTCCTCACCTGCTTTCTCTAAAGCCACCGCTTCAGCATGAGGACCACCATAATAAGCATGATAACCAGTGGATATTATCCTACCATCTTTAACCAAGACAGCGCCAACCATAGGGTTGGGACTAACCCTACCTGCGCCCTTCTTAGCTAAGAAGAGCGCTTTTTTCATAAAAACTCTATCCAAGGCGAGACACCTCCCTCAAAAATATATTATAATGTTAAGAGAAGAAAATCGAGGGAGGAAAGGATGAAGTAAATGGAACGTTTCAAGCTTAAGGAAACGATCCTTTCCAAGCTCCGGGATCTCCCCACTCTTCCGGACGTAGCAAACAGAGTAATGGAAATCGCGAGCAATCCGCGTTCCTCAGCAGCGGACATGGGGAAAGTGATATCACAGGACCAGGCTCTAACCGCAAGGATCCTGAAGCTTGTCAACTCCGCCTACTATGGCTTTCCTCGAAAGATATCCACCGTAACCCAGGCAGTTGTAATTCTTGGTTTTAGAACCGTGAGGGACTTGGTCTTAAGCATCTCGGTCTCCGAGCTCTTTAAGGGGAAAAAGCAGGCAGGCATGGACCTGGAAGCGCTCTGGCTACATAACCTTGGCGTGGCGGTAACCTCCAAGATACTGGCACAGAGGATAGATTATGATCAACCCGATGAGGCCTTTACAGCGGGCTTGCTGCATGATCTTGGAAAACTCGTTCTTATAAGATTCATGCCCAAGGATTATGAAAAGGTAGCAACCATAGCCAAAAATGGAGGAAAGTGGATAAGAGACGTTGAGGAAGACATTCTGGGGGTGGATCACGCAGTCGTGGGGAAATGGGTGGCTGAAAAATGGAAATTTCCTCCGCAGCTGACTCATGCCATACTTATGCACCATCAGCCTCAAGCGGAAAGCGAATACCCGGAGCTCGTCTCAATCGTTCACGGTGCGGATGTTTTCGCGAGAATAAAAAGGATAGGAAGTGGAGGTGATAATCAGATTCCCTCATTTAAAAAAGAAGCCTGGGCAACCTTGAGGCTCAAGCCTCAGGATCTCAACGAAATATATGCTCAGATAGATGAGGAAATGGAAAACGCCAAAAGCTTCTTTGAGACTCTGAGAAAAGGATGATGAATGGCTTAGAGAAAACCCTGAGAGATTTAAAACAAGCATATGAAGAGCTAACGAGACTCAGAAAAATATCCGAGGAGATAGGGCTTGCCTCATCAGTCGAAAGCGTTAAGGAAGTGCTCCTAAGATACGCTGAGAGGATAGCGCCCTCGCTTAAGGAAAAGTATGTTATCTTCACGGATGAGAATGAACCACCACCGGAAATAAGAGAGCGCTGGGAAAGGTGGAAACGGGAAGGAGTTGTAGACTGGATAAGAAGACAAGGAAAAACCACGGTGCTACCCGAAGATAATTTAACCTATATCTTTACTCCCCTCAGGGTTAAAGGGAAATGTATAGGGATTCTTATCATATCCACTGAGAGTTCACCAGAGGAGTTCAGTCAGCAAATTCTTCAGCTTTTGGACACCGTAGCCCATCAAGCAGCCGTGGGAATAGAAAACGTGAGGCTCTACAAAGAAATCGAGAAAATGAAGGATTTCCTTCAAGAGATGTTCAACCAGCTTCTTCACGGCATACTTGTAGTAAGCAGGGAGGGAGGAATTCAAGCGTTTAATAAAAAGCTATTGGAGCTTCTCAAGATAGACCTAAGTGAGGACCTCAAGGGCAAGGTTATAGATGAGGCTTTCGATGAAATTTTCTCCCTAAAGCTAAAGGAGCTTATGGTAGAGACATTCGTAAAGGGGAGATTAATAGACCAGGAGTTCGATTATTCAAAGGGAGATTACCGCATACCGCTGGGAATAAGCTCAACCATCTTTAGAGAGGGAGGAGAAGATAGCGGAATAATATTTATAGTCAGAGATCTATCAGAAACGAAGGAGCTTGAAAAGCTAAGAAAACTCGATAAGTTAAAGAGCGAGTTTATATCGAGCGTAAGCCATGAATTGAGAACACCACTTACAGCGATAAGAGGATTCGTTGAGTTAATGCTCGATAGCATTGAGGAGCTCGATACTGAAACTGCTCGAACATATCTTGAGATAATAGACGACGAGGCAGAGCGCTTAACGCGATTAATAAATAACCTGCTTGATTTCTCAAGATTGGAAACCGGCAGGTTAAACCTTGAAATGAGCGAATTCAACGTGGAAGAAATAGTAGACCGCGCGATAAAGATGTTCGAAGGAAAGGCAAAAGAGAGAGGATTAAAGCTATATAAGGAAATAGAGAAAAACTTACCCCCCGTTAAAGGAGACAAGCATAAATTGCTTCAGGTCCTTATAAACCTCTTAGATAACGCCATTAAATATATAGGAGATGGCAAGAGAATATGGGTAAGGGTTTGTTCTGAAAATGGAAGAAGAGTTAAGATATGCGTGGAAGATGAGGGAATAGGAATCCCGAAAGAGAGCCTGCCATATATATTTGACAAGTTTTTCAGAGTAGAGGGAGATCATTTCCACAAGGTAAGCGGCCTTGGACTTGGGTTGGCCATAGCTAAACACATCGTTGAAGCCCACAAGGGAAGGATCTGGGTAGAGAGTGAACC contains:
- a CDS encoding HDOD domain-containing protein, with product MERFKLKETILSKLRDLPTLPDVANRVMEIASNPRSSAADMGKVISQDQALTARILKLVNSAYYGFPRKISTVTQAVVILGFRTVRDLVLSISVSELFKGKKQAGMDLEALWLHNLGVAVTSKILAQRIDYDQPDEAFTAGLLHDLGKLVLIRFMPKDYEKVATIAKNGGKWIRDVEEDILGVDHAVVGKWVAEKWKFPPQLTHAILMHHQPQAESEYPELVSIVHGADVFARIKRIGSGGDNQIPSFKKEAWATLRLKPQDLNEIYAQIDEEMENAKSFFETLRKG
- a CDS encoding PAS domain S-box protein, whose amino-acid sequence is MNGLEKTLRDLKQAYEELTRLRKISEEIGLASSVESVKEVLLRYAERIAPSLKEKYVIFTDENEPPPEIRERWERWKREGVVDWIRRQGKTTVLPEDNLTYIFTPLRVKGKCIGILIISTESSPEEFSQQILQLLDTVAHQAAVGIENVRLYKEIEKMKDFLQEMFNQLLHGILVVSREGGIQAFNKKLLELLKIDLSEDLKGKVIDEAFDEIFSLKLKELMVETFVKGRLIDQEFDYSKGDYRIPLGISSTIFREGGEDSGIIFIVRDLSETKELEKLRKLDKLKSEFISSVSHELRTPLTAIRGFVELMLDSIEELDTETARTYLEIIDDEAERLTRLINNLLDFSRLETGRLNLEMSEFNVEEIVDRAIKMFEGKAKERGLKLYKEIEKNLPPVKGDKHKLLQVLINLLDNAIKYIGDGKRIWVRVCSENGRRVKICVEDEGIGIPKESLPYIFDKFFRVEGDHFHKVSGLGLGLAIAKHIVEAHKGRIWVESEPGVGSKFFFCIPFSQEVDETGEREEGKDNSSRG